TAACAGTGTTTTTTGACGAAAACAAAGTCTAAAAATCGTTTCGGCATTGTATCAGACTGTAATAGCAATTATAATGAGTTTTTAATGGGCTGTGTTAGTAAGTGATGAGTAGAAATGAGGATAAATCATGGAAGAAGCTATTTTAATTTTTAACAACTTTAAATCGTTATTATACTCGATTGCATATAGAATCTGTCATTCACGAGAAGAAGCAGAAGATATTTTACAAGAGGTTCAGTTGAAATGGTTAGAGCAACCAATTGATTCAATCGATAATCCCAAAGCCTTTTTATCAAAGCTTGTTGTGAATCGTTCGATCAACTATTTGAATTCTGCACGAGTTCAACGTGTAGACTATTATGGACCATGGATTCCAGAGCCAGAAATAGAGTATGTTGAAGAGCCAATAATTGGAAAAGAAAAAATTACATATGCTTTACTAGTCGTTATGGAATCCTTAAATCCGCAAGAACGCGTTGTTTTTTTGCTGAAAGATATTTTTGATTATTCTCACCAAGAAATCAGTCAGTTACTGGATATAAGCCCTGAAAATTCTCGGAAATTATTGAGTCGATCAAAAAAAACGATTAAAGAAGCCAATATTTCGGTTGATAGATCTAGTAATTCAGAAAATCAACGATTTATCGATTTGTTTAATGCAAGTATAGAAAAAGGGGATCTAACTCCATTACTAAGTTATCTAACGACCGAAGCAAAAATGTCGATCGATGGAGGGCAAAAACGTCGTGCACCACTTAGAACACTGGTGAAATCAACTCGGATTTTTACTTTTTTAAAAGGAGTTATGCCACACGACTTTTTTGGAGATGAACGTTTTGTAACTGAAATTTATCAGCAACCGTGCTTGGTTATTAAAGAGAAAAATCAACTGAAAAGTATTTTATTTTTAGGACTAAATCTAGAAAAAAACAAGGTTCAACATATTTTTATGATTAATAATCCAGATAAATTAAAAAATATTTCTTAAAAGCTGTCACGTTTTATTAGGTTCGCTGGTCTTAATAAGTGTAACAACAAATAATAATCAAAGGGGATATTATAATGACTAGCACAAGATTCTTATTACCAAAAGAAAACAAGACAGCATATCAAAAAATTGCAGAACTGGATCAAATCGGCAAATCCAGTAGTATTAATGAAAAAGTACAAGAATTGATCAAAATCTATGCTTCTCAATTAAATGGCTGTGTCTTTTGTATCGATAAGCACTCAAAAGATGCTTTAGCTAAAGGTGAAAAACTACAAAGAATCATTGGATTAACTGCCTGGGAAGAAGCATCTTTTTATACGCTAGAAGAACGTGCAGTACTCGCATTTACAAAGGAAGTCACGTTGATCCAACAAGGTGGAGTAAGTGATGAAACCTATCATGAATTGCAAAAACATTACAGTGAAAAGGAAATCGGAGAGTTACTTGTATTAGTGGGAACGATCAACATTTATAATCGTATTGGTGTGACGACACGATTACAACCAAAAATGGATTAATAAAAAAGGTAGTAGTCAAACTCAACTTGTTTTGACTGCTACCTTTTATTTAACCGTTATTTGGTTTATCTGTTTGGTTATCCAGAATTTCTTTTGCTAAGCGTTGGGCAGTTGGTGTTACTGCAAGCCCACCTTCAGCAGTTTCTTTAAATATCTGTGGCATTTGCCGACCAACTTGATACATCGCGGCAACTACTTCATCTGGCGGAATTACGCTGCGAATGCCAGCTAAGGCCATATCAGCAGATATAAAAGCTTGGGAAGAACCTAGAGCGTTACGTTTCACGCAAGGTACTTCTACCAGACCTGCGACAGGATCACAAATCAAGCCCATCATATTTTTTAAAGTAATGGCAATTGCTTGTGCGGCTTGATCAGCTGAGCCGCCAGCGGCACATACTAAAGCGGCACTGGCCATTGCGCTCGCTGAACCAACTTCGGCCTGACAACCACCTTCAGCACCACTGATCGATGAATTATTAGCGATTACTAAACCAAAAGCACCAGCAGTAAATAAGAAATCTAACTGTTGTTCATGCGACAACTGTAATTTTTCGATGGCAGCCATTAAAACACCAGGTACAACACCAGCACTTCCGGCAGTTGGTGTAGCACAAATCAAGCCCATATTCGCGTTGACTTCATTGACTGCAACAGCATTTCTGACTGCTGTTAAAATGGTTTCACCACTTAAAAAATTTCCAGATTGAATATATTCGTTTAGGCGAGTTGCATCACCACCAGTAATTCCAGTTACTGATGTTACACCATCCACACCTTCTTCGATAGATTGTTTCATCACAGCAAGATTACGTTCCATTGTTTCAATGATTCGTTCACGGCTATGACCGTGGTTCTCTATCTCCGTTGCAATCATCAATTCAGCAACGGATGGGAAATCTGCAGCCTGATTCACTAATTCTTCTATAGATAGAAACATAAAAAGTTTGCTCCTTTAATTTAAATTAATCAAAATAATTTACACTATAAATGTGCGGGATTTGAACTAACTTCATCGTAATATCCCCAATGTCAGCATGATCGATTTCAATGATCATAATGGCTTTTTCGTCTTTTGATTCACGTGTGACCGTCATTGTTCCAATGTTGATATTTGTATCAGACAGTAGATTAGTTACTTGAGCAATCATACCAGGCACATCTTGATGGACAATAATAAACGTTGGTGTCCCCATTGTTAGAGAAATTTTAAAGCCATTAAGTTCTGAAATTTGAATATTACCGCCGCCAATCGAGATTCCTGTGACAGAAAGTTTTCGATCACCTTTAGAGACAAGTAATTTGACGGAATTCGGGTGTTCAGCTTTTTCTTTTAACGGAACGAATAAAACTTCCATTTCCCGCTCATGCGCAATTTTTAAAGAATCAGCAAGACGCTCGTCATCAGGTTCCATATTCAATAATCCACCGACTAACGCAATATCTGTTCCGTGCCCACGATACGTTTTTGCAAATGATTCGTATAAGTAAATATCTACAGTATCTGGCTGTTCACCAAAAATACTCCGAACGATTTTCCCAATTCGAGCAGCGCCAGCAGTATGGGAACTACTAGGTCCGATCATGACTGGGCCAATGATGTCAAAAACACTTTTATAACGTAAATTTTCCATTATTTTATTTCACCTATCTTCTTATTTGAAACTAACAAAAGTCTATCACAATTAAATACAAGAAACTACAGAAAAGTCCATCAGCATGATTAATCTTAAAAATATTTTTTTGTGAAATCATAATAAAAGATATAACAGGTGATTAGATGGAATAAATTGATTAATCATTTACAATATGTTAGAATAAAATAATCAAAAATAAGAAGGAGACTTTATTATGAAAAAAATAATTGGAACATTATTTGTAGGAGCTACATTAGTAAGCTTATATGGATTACCAAAAACAGCACAGGCAGCGAGTAAATGGAATATCATTGATCTAGAAGGATCAATCGAAATTCCTGGTTGGGCAAGCGGCAACAAAGAACCGGAATTTGTGATTCATGAAACGAAAACGAGTGGGGTTCCACCTCTGATTATTCGTCATACTAAAGGCGGAAAGACAGGATTTCTCACTAGAAAAGAATACTATAAATTACCTAATTCTATTGAATGGTACGCAAAATATAGTGGTCATATTCAATAAATGTCATCAATAAACAAAGCCCAGAGGAGGTACATCTCTCTGGGCTTTGTTTATTAAAGTCAGGATCTAACTAGCTTTTTAGAGAATGAGCTACTATTTCTTATCAGAGTACTTGAAAAAATGATAAAGAGAGAGTATACTAATTAAGTGTGCATTTTTGCATACAGGTTTTCTTTGATTCGTCAAAGAATGACGTGGGAGGAGAAATCTTCATCTCCAATTAACCACATCACGGACTCAAGGAGGTATGTCTCGTGGCAAAAAAAGTAGAAAAATTAGTTAAATTGCAAATTCCTGCAGGTAAAGCAACACCAGCTCCACCAGTAGGTCCAGCATTAGGTCAAGCGGGTATCAACATTATGGGATTCACAAAAGAATTCAACGCTCGTACAGCTGATCAAGCTGGTTTGATTATTCCAGTTGTAATTTCTGTATATGAAGACCGTTCATTTACATTTATTACAAAAACACCACCAGCTGCAGTATTACTTAAAAAAGCTGCAAAAATCGAAAAAGGTTCTGGTGAGCCAAACAAAAATAAAGTAGCGAATGTTACTAAAGATCAAGTGAAAGAAATCGCTGAACTTAAAATGGCAGACCTAAACGCAGCAGACGTTGAAGCGGCTATGCGCATGGTTGAAGGAACTGCAAGAAGCATGGGAATCACTGTAGGATAATTTTTTTATTCTAAGTCTCTCAAAGAAGTAGCTTCTCAGTTTATTTCATATTCAAAGATATGAACTACGTGGGAGGTTCGACCGTTATAACCACAATCAAGGAGGAAACAAAATGGCTAAAAAAAGCAAAAAAATGCAAGATGCATTAAAAAAAGTTGAAGCAACAAAAGTTTACCCTGTAGCAGAAGCAATCGCTTTGGCTAAAGATACAAATATCGCAAAATTCGACGCAACTGTTGAAGTTGCTTACCGTTTAAATGTAGATCCTAAAAAAGCAGACCAACAAATCCGTGGTGCGGTAGTATTACCTAACGGAACTGGTAAAACACAAAGCGTTTTAGTTTTTGCTAAAGGCGACAAAGCAAAAGAAGCTGAAGCAGCTGGTGCTGATTACGTAGGTGACGCTGACATGGTTCAAAAAATCCAAGGTGGATGGTTTGACTTTGACGTAGTAGTAGCAACTCCAGACATGATGGCTGAAGTTGGTAAATTAGGTCGTGTCTTAGGTCCTAAAGGTCTTATGCCTAACCCTAAAACTGGTACTGTAACAATGGACGTAACAAAAGCTGTTAACGAAGTAAAAGCTGGTAAAGTAACTTACCGTGTTGACAAAGCTGGAAACATCCACGTACCAATCGGTAAAGTTTCATTTGATAATGAAAAATTACTAGAAAACTTCAATACAATCAACGATGTATTGTTGAAAGCTAAACCATCAGCAGCAAAAGGTCAATATATCAAAAACATTTCAGTAACAACTACATTTGGACCTGGAATCCACGTTGACCAAGCTTCATTTTAATTAGAAAAACTAATTTATGAAGATAGAGAATTAGAATTTATACTTGACTCAACTACCTTTCCCATGGTAAGGTAGTTGAGGTTAATAATTAACTGTACCGAAGACAGTAGGTGACGCAAGTCTTAATTTCCTACCGAGGACAATTGTTGATACATACAATTACGTCCCTCTATGTCAACGGTGGCATGGAGTTTTGTTGTTTTACACGCCTTTTTGAAAAAAAAACGATGTAAAACAATACTTGGCGAACAAAGTGAGCGAAGTTTCATTCTGTAAACCAATCTAAACTTCTCCATCAATAATCAGGAGGTGAAAATAAATGAGTGAAGCAGCAATCGCTAAAAAAGAAACCCTAGTCGAAGAAGCAACAGCTAAGTTTCAAGCAGCAGCTTCTGTAGTCATTGTTGACTACCGTGGTTTAACTGTAGAAGAAGTGACTAACTTACGTAAACAATTGCGTGATGCAAATGTTGAAATGAAAGTTATCAAAAACTCTATCCTTTCACGTGCAGCTAAAAAAGCTGGACTAGAAGGCTTGGACGAAGTATTTACAGGACCTACAGCAATCGCTTTTAGTAACGAAGATGTAGTAGCACCTGCTAAAATCATCGACGAATTCGCAAGTACTGCCAAAGCATTGGAAATCAAAGGTGGCGTTATTGAAGGTAAAGTATCTTCAGTAGAAGAAATGACATCTTTAGCAAAACTTCCAAGTCGCGATGGACTACTTTCTATGCTATTATCTGTATTACAAGCGCCAGTCAGACAAGTGGCTTACGCTGTCAAAGCAGTGGCAGAAAAAGAAGACGAAGTTGCATAATTGCAGCCTAGTAACAAACTAAACTAAAAAATAATGAATTATTAAAACGGAGGAAACCATAATGGCATTGAACATTGAAAACATTGTTGCAGAATTAGAAGGCGCAACTATTTTAGAATTAAACGATTTAGTAAAAGCTATTGAAGAAAAATTTGACGTATCTGCAGCAGCTCCAGTAGCAGCAGCAGCAGGACCAGCAGCTGCTGGCGAAGAACAAACTGAATTCACTGTAGAATTAACTTCTGCAGGCGATCAAAAAGTTAAAGTTATCAAAGCAGTTCGTGAAGCAACTGGTCTTGGCTTGAAAGAAGCTAAAGCTGTAGTTGATGGCGCTCCTGCACCAGTTAAAGAAGGCGTTTCTAAAGATGAAGCAGAAGCTTTAAAAGCTGCTTTAGAAGAAGTTGGCGCTGCAGTAACAGTAAAATAATCTTTTTCAGATTAAATTTTAAGCTAGAATCCTTTTGGGTTCTAGCTTTTTTTTTGATTAAGTCAGATAAAAAGCATATCAATCGAAATTTTGATTAGAGCCGTTTAAAATTATACATATACTAATTAGAAGAACAAGGGGGAGAGCTTCCAATGGAAAGAGAAATCACTGTTGAAGTAACATGTAAAAATTGTCAAAAACAAATGACTGGGAAATTTTTATTAAATACTAGAACGGATAAACAAGATCATCAAAGAGTAAATATCCCTTTGGGGGAATTGACCCTTTCGGAAAACGAACTTGAATTAACTTGTAATGATAATTTAGCGGATGATGAAATAAATCTATACTACTACTGTAAAAATTGTAAGACTAAAAATCATGTGACCGTCTACTTAACAGATGAGATGAGATGAAATGAAAATGATAAATAAATGATATAAAATAAAATTTAAGTGTATTTCTTTCGCAAGAAATGAAATAATCTGTTAGCATAATAAAGTAATCATTTTTAACATTTATTCTATTTGTAAAGGAGGTCACATGTATGCATTGGTTATGGGTTTTAATCGTAGGTGGTGTTATCGGAGCAATTGCCGGAGCAATCACAAGTAAAGGAAAGTCAATGGGCTGGATCTTCAACATCATTGCAGGTCTTGTCGGTTCATCGATCGGTCAAGCACTTCTAGGAAGTTGGGGACCTCAAGTTGCGGGAATGGCATTGATTCCTTCAATTATCGGCGCTGTGATTTTAGTAGCTGTGGTATCCTTTTTTGTAGGTAAAAATTAGACAGATTCATAGAAAAGGATGGGACAGAAGCTTAATTCTGAACCCATCGTTTTTCTGGATTTTAAGTGAGTAGGCTATGACTCGAAGAGTTATCGTCTACTCACTTTTTTTATATTCTGATTTTATGTTTTTATTCAAATAATCCATCAATAAATTCTTCATAATTTTTCATATCTAACAGTTTATTCAACTTTTTTTGATTTGAAAATGTATCGATCATAAAATCGAATAATTGCCTAAACTTCTTCATATCATCTTGATTCATAACGATCATAATGATTACTTGAACATAATGATTTCCCCATTTTACAGGCCGGTCGTTCAAAATAATAGAGATTCCAGTTTTTTTTGCGCTCATCTCAATTGCATGTGGTAAGGCGACGGAATTATTGAATGACGTGGCGG
This sequence is a window from Enterococcus sp. 7F3_DIV0205. Protein-coding genes within it:
- a CDS encoding sigma-70 family RNA polymerase sigma factor, with the translated sequence MEEAILIFNNFKSLLYSIAYRICHSREEAEDILQEVQLKWLEQPIDSIDNPKAFLSKLVVNRSINYLNSARVQRVDYYGPWIPEPEIEYVEEPIIGKEKITYALLVVMESLNPQERVVFLLKDIFDYSHQEISQLLDISPENSRKLLSRSKKTIKEANISVDRSSNSENQRFIDLFNASIEKGDLTPLLSYLTTEAKMSIDGGQKRRAPLRTLVKSTRIFTFLKGVMPHDFFGDERFVTEIYQQPCLVIKEKNQLKSILFLGLNLEKNKVQHIFMINNPDKLKNIS
- a CDS encoding carboxymuconolactone decarboxylase family protein, which produces MTSTRFLLPKENKTAYQKIAELDQIGKSSSINEKVQELIKIYASQLNGCVFCIDKHSKDALAKGEKLQRIIGLTAWEEASFYTLEERAVLAFTKEVTLIQQGGVSDETYHELQKHYSEKEIGELLVLVGTINIYNRIGVTTRLQPKMD
- the sdaAA gene encoding L-serine ammonia-lyase, iron-sulfur-dependent, subunit alpha — translated: MFLSIEELVNQAADFPSVAELMIATEIENHGHSRERIIETMERNLAVMKQSIEEGVDGVTSVTGITGGDATRLNEYIQSGNFLSGETILTAVRNAVAVNEVNANMGLICATPTAGSAGVVPGVLMAAIEKLQLSHEQQLDFLFTAGAFGLVIANNSSISGAEGGCQAEVGSASAMASAALVCAAGGSADQAAQAIAITLKNMMGLICDPVAGLVEVPCVKRNALGSSQAFISADMALAGIRSVIPPDEVVAAMYQVGRQMPQIFKETAEGGLAVTPTAQRLAKEILDNQTDKPNNG
- the sdaAB gene encoding L-serine ammonia-lyase, iron-sulfur-dependent subunit beta produces the protein MENLRYKSVFDIIGPVMIGPSSSHTAGAARIGKIVRSIFGEQPDTVDIYLYESFAKTYRGHGTDIALVGGLLNMEPDDERLADSLKIAHEREMEVLFVPLKEKAEHPNSVKLLVSKGDRKLSVTGISIGGGNIQISELNGFKISLTMGTPTFIIVHQDVPGMIAQVTNLLSDTNINIGTMTVTRESKDEKAIMIIEIDHADIGDITMKLVQIPHIYSVNYFD
- the rplK gene encoding 50S ribosomal protein L11 codes for the protein MAKKVEKLVKLQIPAGKATPAPPVGPALGQAGINIMGFTKEFNARTADQAGLIIPVVISVYEDRSFTFITKTPPAAVLLKKAAKIEKGSGEPNKNKVANVTKDQVKEIAELKMADLNAADVEAAMRMVEGTARSMGITVG
- the rplA gene encoding 50S ribosomal protein L1, which codes for MAKKSKKMQDALKKVEATKVYPVAEAIALAKDTNIAKFDATVEVAYRLNVDPKKADQQIRGAVVLPNGTGKTQSVLVFAKGDKAKEAEAAGADYVGDADMVQKIQGGWFDFDVVVATPDMMAEVGKLGRVLGPKGLMPNPKTGTVTMDVTKAVNEVKAGKVTYRVDKAGNIHVPIGKVSFDNEKLLENFNTINDVLLKAKPSAAKGQYIKNISVTTTFGPGIHVDQASF
- the rplJ gene encoding 50S ribosomal protein L10 codes for the protein MSEAAIAKKETLVEEATAKFQAAASVVIVDYRGLTVEEVTNLRKQLRDANVEMKVIKNSILSRAAKKAGLEGLDEVFTGPTAIAFSNEDVVAPAKIIDEFASTAKALEIKGGVIEGKVSSVEEMTSLAKLPSRDGLLSMLLSVLQAPVRQVAYAVKAVAEKEDEVA
- the rplL gene encoding 50S ribosomal protein L7/L12, with product MALNIENIVAELEGATILELNDLVKAIEEKFDVSAAAPVAAAAGPAAAGEEQTEFTVELTSAGDQKVKVIKAVREATGLGLKEAKAVVDGAPAPVKEGVSKDEAEALKAALEEVGAAVTVK
- a CDS encoding GlsB/YeaQ/YmgE family stress response membrane protein → MHWLWVLIVGGVIGAIAGAITSKGKSMGWIFNIIAGLVGSSIGQALLGSWGPQVAGMALIPSIIGAVILVAVVSFFVGKN